The nucleotide sequence ACGTAACCGGACTAGCCGCCTTAGCCAAATCGGGCCGGGCGATAGGGGTAGCGCCCAAGAGAATGGCCTCCGGAGCTTTGGGGTCTTCGCTGCTGGGCATAGAGGCCAGTTCGGCGGGGCCGTAGTAGTCTACCACGGCTTTGATGTTGAACTGCTGCGGTTTGCCGTTCATGAAAAATGCCGATACCTTATTGTTATTGGCCAGTCCCTGCAGGGAGGCCAGATGCCCACCCGCCGAGAAGCCCATGAGGGCAATCCGGTTGACGTCCAGCTGGTACTTTTCAGCGTTCTTAGTAAGAAAACTCAGCGCCTGATTGCAGTCCTGAATCAGGGCCGGAAACTGGGCCTGCGAAGCAAAGCGGTAGTCAACGGAGGCTACGGCCATGCCGTTGTTGATCAGAGCCGAAACGGTGTTTCCCATATAGCCGATGTCGGCGTACTTGTCGTTCACCAGCCAGCCGCCGCCATGTATAAACACTACCAGCGGAATTTTCCCCTGCGTTTTGGCCGGTAGGTAGATATCCAGCAAATGTTTTTTCAGGGTATCGCTGTTGTAGGGAATATTGCCATGTAATACCGTTCCTTCCGGAAAGAGAGCTAGTACCCGGTTGGTATTTTGCGCGAATGCGCTACTCAGCGTACAAATTGTCAAAGCTAATTTCAGGAAGGAAAGCTTCATGGTTCTACCATTCATTAGGGTGATCGTAAAGGTTGTGAGTCCGTGCTTTTCCGTTTGCAGCCCTACGGAAGTCCCTCTATTCTGGCCAATCATGACCCTTCGCCAGAGAGCGTTTTTTTTCGATCAGCAAGAAAGTCCGACATCGATTTTTTTAATTCATCATGGTACCGCTCTTTGTCAGCGTGATACAAGGCTGACAAATCGTTCCGTACCTGTCGCATGAAATCAACCGCTTTAAATTTCTTTTTGATCTCCATTTCCATAAACTATTTCTTTAGGTGTCCTGATATCAATAATCTGATAACCAAATTTAAGGTTTATCGAATTATATTGTTTAATTCGAAAGAAGTTAACCATGTGTTTAAAATTCCAGCTAATCAGGCTATCCACTTTTAGAATGGTAGCCATAGCAATGTGTTGGGCGTCGCTCTCGAACTTTGGAGTTAATACCCCTTCGTTTATATAATGACCGGCAAGTATTTCGGCCTCTTCGGTTAAAGAAACCAACTCTAAAAACGGATCGGGAATTGTATTGGTCAATTGGCGTACTCGATCCGGGGCAGGCATTAATTCTCGCAGGGTTAAATCGGTCAAAACGATAGAGAACCTTCCTTGCCTGGCTTGTTCGAAAAAAGGTTTAGTCCATTCTTCAAATTCTTCATCTTCGTGTCCTCCCCAAACTGATGTATCAACGTAAAATTTCATAGGATTAATCTAACCATCAGTTTTCACCTACCCCATGCCTCCACCAGCTTCGTAAACAATTCTTGCATCAGCAGGGTCCGGTGGCCGGGGGTACCTGAGCCGATGGTGCGGTCGCCGATCTGCACGATGGGTAGCGCCCACTTGGTGGTGCTGGTGGTGAAGCACTCGTCGGCGTGGAGGACTTCGTCGAAGAGGACGGGACGTACCTGTATTTCGAAATGCGGAGCGGCCAGCTCTAGCATGGCCCGGCGCGTGATGCCATTCAGGACGTTGCGATCGGGCGTGATGAGCGTATCGCCTTTGAAGATGAAGACGTTGCTACGGGTAAGCTCGCTGATTTCGCCGTTCTTATGGAAAAGCAAATCCGTAGCACCTTGCCGCTTAAGCTCGGCGGCCTGCAAAATCATGTGCAGGTAGTTGGTGGTTTTTATTTCGGGCAAATCGCGCACATAGTCGTAGGGCAGCACCTTGATGCCCTCGC is from Salmonirosea aquatica and encodes:
- a CDS encoding aminotransferase class IV; the encoded protein is MPYSLYFNGEILPNETPLLETNDLGLLRGYGMFDYFRTYQGVPFRWDDYWARFANSARSLHLPLPLTQSETADVLTDLYKRAGVAEVAFRFVLTGGYAADSVTVSQPNFLIRCEPLPKDNPTAMREGIKVLPYDYVRDLPEIKTTNYLHMILQAAELKRQGATDLLFHKNGEISELTRSNVFIFKGDTLITPDRNVLNGITRRAMLELAAPHFEIQVRPVLFDEVLHADECFTTSTTKWALPIVQIGDRTIGSGTPGHRTLLMQELFTKLVEAWGR
- a CDS encoding alpha/beta hydrolase fold domain-containing protein — protein: MNGRTMKLSFLKLALTICTLSSAFAQNTNRVLALFPEGTVLHGNIPYNSDTLKKHLLDIYLPAKTQGKIPLVVFIHGGGWLVNDKYADIGYMGNTVSALINNGMAVASVDYRFASQAQFPALIQDCNQALSFLTKNAEKYQLDVNRIALMGFSAGGHLASLQGLANNNKVSAFFMNGKPQQFNIKAVVDYYGPAELASMPSSEDPKAPEAILLGATPIARPDLAKAASPVTYVDKNDPPFLIFHGEKDDMVPNRQSKLLSGWLTSVGVKNELIIVPNAPHFGKMFDIPEYRDKVIGFLQAALK
- a CDS encoding PIN domain protein, with the protein product MKFYVDTSVWGGHEDEEFEEWTKPFFEQARQGRFSIVLTDLTLRELMPAPDRVRQLTNTIPDPFLELVSLTEEAEILAGHYINEGVLTPKFESDAQHIAMATILKVDSLISWNFKHMVNFFRIKQYNSINLKFGYQIIDIRTPKEIVYGNGDQKEI